Genomic DNA from bacterium:
GGCATACTCAGCCTTAATAGTAAATTCTTTGCAGGGATTAAAAGAACTATCTAACCCATAAAGGTGGTAGTCAGTTGGAGACTGTTCCTCTTTGATATAAGTTGTACCTAATTCTAAGCTATTATGGAGTTTTGTCACTCCACGAAAACCATAAATGGCATGTTTGTAATCTGCACCTATTGGAATATACTCATAAAAAACAACAATATAGTATGTAACTCCACCACCGGGTGAGGATATAGGCTCTCCAAATATCAATCTTCCTGTATCATAATCCAGGGAATAATCTTTGTCTTTTTCTTTCTGTATAGTTGAAAAGACCTGTAAGTTTTTATCATCACGGGTTTCAATTCTAATCTTCTCACTCCCATCAACAATTGGGCAATGGGTAAGATAGTAAGGACCACAAACTCCCCTCCCAGGTATATCATCCCGAGCACTAACCTGTCTGGTAGAAGCACCAAATACAGTAATCCTGGAATTGGCTATATGTTTTTCTATCTTTGCTCCTGTAAGATTTCTATTATATGTTGATAGTTTATTTTCTCCTAATGCTGTTGAATAATCGCCATAAACAAGGTCTAAATCCTTAGATTGTAATTTTAGAAAGATAGGGTCAGAAGATGGAGTGTTATTAACGACTTTACTATCATCACCATAGATTGGATAATAATCATCTGGATTAGCAGGGGAGGATAATTTATCCTTACGAGTTTTTTTAGTATCAAGTGAAGTAGTAAGTTGATATTTATCTTTTAGCTTCGTGTTTAAGTAAAAAGCCAGGCAGCCTTTATATCTTGCACTATTTCCATACTTTTTACGAAATGCCTTTATATTTCCAGTTACCGTATCTTCTTCCATTTCCAACTCTGCTAATCCAATAAAAACAGGTTTATCAGTGTAAGTCCCAGAGTATCTTTTATCCACTGTTCTTAAGATACCAAAATCTAACTTTGCCATTCCATGAGGAGGGAGATCAATAAATTGTGGCTTAGTAGTATTTAAAGAATACTCATCAGATAAGGTATTTATGTCAACCATTAGCAGATGCCGACCTGGTTTAACCGCTGGAATTGAGTATCTTCCTTCATCATCAGTAATTACACTCATCCCATTTTCCATAATTATGTTTACATTACCAATTCCAGATTCTCTATCTTGCTGTATGCCGTCACCATTAGTATCCTCATATACCTTGCCAATTATAATCCCATGCTCTCTAAATACTCCATCTTTAACCCTGACTATTGCAAATACATTAGTTACTACTTTCTCACCTTTTTCAGCAGTGCCCGAGACCTCTGCTAAGTTCTTTTGGTCACCAGATTCAGCATCAATTCCAACTAACACCTTGTAAGTTAGTATCTTTTCTTCATTAATCGGGAAATCGCCAATCTCCCAGGTAAAAGGATTTTTACCTATCGGGTCTTTAAAGCAGTCAGAATTTAACCTACTTGTCCCTTTGATATACTTAAAATTATATGGGAATTTATCTACTATTTTAACCTGATTTATCTTCCCATAGCCAATATTCTTAACCTTGATGGTATAAGTTATTATATCACCAATCTGAGCGGTTTTATCACTTGCCTTTTTAATCACTAATAAAGATGTATTGTGGTCAAGATAGATATCCTTTGTAAGTGTCTGTCCTGAAATCAAATGGAAGGTAGTAGAGGTCTTTGGATAATAATAGTCTGCCCTAACTGTAAGATAGTAATATCCTGCGGCTAAATTACTAAAGCTATAATCACCCGTAGCATTTGATGTGGTCGAACCAACGAAATTGCCAGATGCTTCATAGATAGAAACTACTGCATTAGCTATCACGGCACTATTTCCTGCATCTTTTATTTTCCCCTGAATAGTACCTGTCCCGGTTGTAGTATTTGTATCTACAGTGATTATTCCTGAAGCAATGGTAATAGAATTAATATCTTGAATCAAGTATTTATATTCATTATCAGATACAACAGTTCCGGAGCCATTTGTCCCATCCCAATTAACTGATTGTGCTCCAGAGGTTTGAGTAGCATTATTAAGTAAAGTTTTTATTACTGCATCTTCAATATCACGGATTGTAACTGTAATGGTATTATTAGAGTCCAAGTAGTAGTGGATGGTAGTAGTATCATTTATTCCATCGTTATCTGGTGAGAATGGATTTGGTTGTGCGAATGAACTCTCGAGGAAACCTGCAGTAACACTGTAAGTAATAGTACCATGATAATCACCAGGATAATCTGTCCAGTTAACTTGTAACTTGTAGTCATAATCAAGGACACTACCTGAAGCGGTAGTGGTACCTCCTGAGGCTATTGTGCTTGATGTAGTGCCAAAGGAAGTCCAGGCTGGATTTATGGAAGAGTGCTTTGCCC
This window encodes:
- a CDS encoding carboxypeptidase regulatory-like domain-containing protein, whose amino-acid sequence is MEKVNKVMISIVILFCVLLNENKTSGYILTITSSGNNVNFGEVSPNDSLCIIPYATQIVIVSTGGNWSLSAQATGDLIRTSGATKTISISQLQWAKHSSINPAWTSFGTTSSTIASGGTTTASGSVLDYDYKLQVNWTDYPGDYHGTITYSVTAGFLESSFAQPNPFSPDNDGINDTTTIHYYLDSNNTITVTIRDIEDAVIKTLLNNATQTSGAQSVNWDGTNGSGTVVSDNEYKYLIQDINSITIASGIITVDTNTTTGTGTIQGKIKDAGNSAVIANAVVSIYEASGNFVGSTTSNATGDYSFSNLAAGYYYLTVRADYYYPKTSTTFHLISGQTLTKDIYLDHNTSLLVIKKASDKTAQIGDIITYTIKVKNIGYGKINQVKIVDKFPYNFKYIKGTSRLNSDCFKDPIGKNPFTWEIGDFPINEEKILTYKVLVGIDAESGDQKNLAEVSGTAEKGEKVVTNVFAIVRVKDGVFREHGIIIGKVYEDTNGDGIQQDRESGIGNVNIIMENGMSVITDDEGRYSIPAVKPGRHLLMVDINTLSDEYSLNTTKPQFIDLPPHGMAKLDFGILRTVDKRYSGTYTDKPVFIGLAELEMEEDTVTGNIKAFRKKYGNSARYKGCLAFYLNTKLKDKYQLTTSLDTKKTRKDKLSSPANPDDYYPIYGDDSKVVNNTPSSDPIFLKLQSKDLDLVYGDYSTALGENKLSTYNRNLTGAKIEKHIANSRITVFGASTRQVSARDDIPGRGVCGPYYLTHCPIVDGSEKIRIETRDDKNLQVFSTIQKEKDKDYSLDYDTGRLIFGEPISSPGGGVTYYIVVFYEYIPIGADYKHAIYGFRGVTKLHNSLELGTTYIKEEQSPTDYHLYGLDSSFNPCKEFTIKAEYAKTDGDLELLNPKVNNSASFIETLSSHSNDKCKVKTFYHQIGANFSNKIEATADKERDDFNQYGPEFYDITNLTTQKDIREYGSRVDYELMTDKALYVQKKITTNEPQKNKTKTDIFGLGFKQELDSSTFFANFQEENKVSNQIRESRKQMFTLGDRGSIGRHDFGLKYSLTDYDNFINRDLDTITHDVNLKLTSQYDRIFPSIQYDLTDKMSHGRRLLRTHNLTIGATTQLLKSVSLNTSCALGWNADYIEGTKTKSIATTIGIDYSPHPKIVISAANNAEKESGAGKIIDSTTNSFGVNFTPTDKTKLSAKNEVKKELDKEETISGEVELKQKITNDLDTSLKYSYSKDENTDDSTTLLIADLKQKFQYGLTTYGKYTYEKIKKDARGTETDSSESKMLVALAYRPPHTNKFNLLSKCEFGNKSAIASLESIYVPTNKWSLLGKYAMRRIEVEDIISHIDLIIGRLTYNINERFDITGGYRILHQHLTNDYKINPILELGFGFNSHFKFVLGYNLIDYKDGEIPDDSYSARGFYLRLTGRFWQ